One Aerococcus urinaeequi DNA segment encodes these proteins:
- the mraZ gene encoding division/cell wall cluster transcriptional repressor MraZ, translating to MLMGEFQHNIDAKGRIIIPAKLREDLGAKFVITRGLDGCVFGYPLENWEKIQEKLKQLPLAKKEARAFTRFFYSAAAEAEIDKQGRINIPSTLVDYANLEKECLVLGVSDRIEIWSKTKWESVSSEIEESFEEIAEDMLDFGL from the coding sequence ATGTTGATGGGAGAATTCCAACATAATATTGACGCCAAAGGGCGAATCATCATTCCAGCTAAATTACGTGAGGACTTAGGCGCTAAGTTTGTGATTACGCGTGGTTTGGATGGGTGTGTTTTTGGCTATCCTTTAGAAAATTGGGAGAAAATTCAAGAGAAATTGAAACAATTACCGCTAGCTAAGAAAGAAGCACGTGCTTTTACACGATTTTTCTATTCTGCAGCGGCTGAAGCTGAAATTGATAAACAGGGTCGTATTAATATCCCATCAACCCTAGTAGACTATGCCAATCTTGAAAAAGAATGTTTGGTCTTAGGTGTTTCTGACCGTATTGAAATTTGGTCGAAAACAAAATGGGAAAGTGTTTCTTCTGAAATTGAAGAAAGCTTTGAAGAAATTGCGGAAGACATGTTAGATTTTGGCCTTTAA
- the mraY gene encoding phospho-N-acetylmuramoyl-pentapeptide-transferase — protein sequence MVLLFITTLVLTLVGMPFFIQFMREKQFGQVTRDEGPAWHKAKSGTPAMGGVVFLSAALVGLLIWSILTGQWHSEVWLLVGTMIFFGGIGFADDFLKIFKKQNEGLTSLQKLILQIVGSALIVLLMRVITFHVSIPFPFTTGITNVLFVFVFLLLWITGFSNAFNLTDGLDGLSSGLGVISFSTYALIAFRMGERGIGAFCIAIVAGLLGFLFFNRKPARIFMGDAGSLALGALLAVISVMLSNPWSLLLIGFVYVVETASVIIQVTSFKLTGKRVFKMSPIHHHFEMIGWSEWKVDIIFWAVGLVTAIIGLLFF from the coding sequence ATGGTATTACTATTTATCACGACACTAGTGTTAACGCTAGTCGGTATGCCGTTTTTCATTCAATTTATGCGTGAAAAACAATTCGGACAAGTTACAAGAGATGAGGGACCCGCTTGGCATAAAGCCAAATCTGGTACCCCAGCAATGGGTGGGGTCGTTTTCCTATCCGCAGCCCTAGTCGGCTTATTGATCTGGTCTATTCTTACTGGGCAATGGCACAGTGAAGTTTGGTTGTTAGTTGGGACAATGATTTTCTTTGGTGGTATCGGATTTGCCGATGACTTCTTAAAGATTTTCAAGAAACAAAATGAAGGTTTAACTTCACTGCAAAAATTGATTTTACAAATTGTGGGTTCAGCGCTAATCGTATTATTAATGCGTGTGATTACCTTCCATGTGTCGATTCCATTTCCATTTACAACAGGCATTACAAACGTCTTATTCGTCTTCGTCTTCTTATTACTATGGATCACAGGATTTTCAAATGCCTTCAATTTAACGGACGGACTTGACGGCCTATCATCAGGTCTTGGTGTCATCTCATTCTCAACTTATGCACTGATTGCATTTAGAATGGGTGAACGCGGAATTGGGGCCTTCTGTATCGCTATCGTTGCCGGATTATTAGGCTTCCTATTTTTTAACCGCAAACCAGCTCGTATCTTCATGGGAGATGCCGGGTCACTAGCTCTAGGTGCTTTATTAGCTGTTATTTCAGTAATGTTAAGCAACCCTTGGTCATTACTATTGATTGGATTCGTATACGTAGTTGAAACAGCTTCAGTTATCATACAAGTCACTTCATTCAAATTGACCGGCAAACGTGTCTTCAAAATGTCACCAATCCACCATCACTTTGAAATGATTGGTTGGAGCGAGTGGAAGGTAGATATTATCTTTTGGGCAGTCGGTTTAGTCACAGCCATCATCGGCTTATTATTCTTTTAA
- the ftsL gene encoding cell division protein FtsL: MAIFLLQDQVNIKMNAMPAEKAIPNIPAYPEERQQAQPKRNMTTLPASIPASKSRPKVKFSLMQKMLMTVAFLFMISGLLGVTIMRANVNAASQQLQEVQQNAEDLGVQKENLTQEVHELSNYSRVVEIAEEQGLNMNEENIRNVE, encoded by the coding sequence ATGGCAATATTTCTACTACAAGACCAAGTAAATATTAAAATGAATGCTATGCCAGCTGAAAAAGCTATTCCAAATATTCCGGCTTACCCTGAAGAACGTCAACAAGCACAACCAAAGCGGAATATGACTACTCTTCCGGCGAGTATACCGGCCAGTAAAAGTAGACCAAAAGTAAAATTCTCACTGATGCAAAAAATGTTGATGACAGTAGCCTTTCTATTTATGATTTCAGGACTATTAGGGGTTACCATTATGCGTGCTAACGTGAATGCAGCATCACAGCAGTTACAAGAAGTACAACAAAATGCAGAAGATTTAGGTGTTCAAAAAGAGAACTTAACTCAAGAAGTCCACGAATTATCTAACTACTCACGAGTGGTAGAAATCGCTGAAGAACAAGGGTTGAATATGAATGAAGAAAATATAAGGAATGTGGAATAA
- the rsmH gene encoding 16S rRNA (cytosine(1402)-N(4))-methyltransferase RsmH, which translates to MADEFHHISVLLNESVDGLAIKPNGIYVDCTLGGAGHSSKIAAALSDEGRLIAFDQDLVAIGNAEKVLAAEIESGKVTLVHNNFRHIQSELEKMGISGVDGILYDLGVSSPQLDEIERGFSYHQDAPLDMRMDQTQALTAETIINEWDFNDLVRIFYRYGEEKFSKQIARKIEQRRADHRITRTEELVDIIKEAIPAPARRKGGHPAKRIFQAVRIAVNDELGAIEDSLEQALNLLNIGGRVSTISFQSLEDRIVKQMFKDASTGEELPANLPVINADIEAPFKLVNRKPIYASEEELAHNSRAQSAKLRIIERIK; encoded by the coding sequence ATGGCAGATGAATTCCATCATATCTCAGTGTTGTTAAACGAATCAGTAGACGGATTGGCAATCAAACCCAACGGTATTTATGTTGATTGTACTTTGGGTGGTGCTGGACATAGTTCTAAAATCGCAGCAGCCCTATCTGACGAAGGTCGTTTAATCGCCTTTGATCAGGATTTAGTGGCCATTGGCAATGCCGAGAAAGTATTGGCAGCGGAAATTGAAAGTGGCAAAGTAACCCTTGTCCACAATAATTTCAGACATATCCAGTCAGAACTTGAAAAAATGGGTATTAGTGGTGTTGATGGTATCTTGTATGACCTTGGCGTGAGCTCACCGCAATTAGATGAGATTGAACGCGGATTTTCATACCACCAAGATGCACCATTAGACATGCGTATGGACCAAACCCAAGCATTAACAGCAGAAACCATCATTAATGAGTGGGATTTCAATGATCTTGTACGTATTTTTTACCGCTACGGAGAAGAAAAATTCTCTAAACAAATTGCCCGTAAAATCGAGCAAAGAAGAGCGGATCATCGTATTACGCGTACAGAGGAATTAGTGGACATTATTAAGGAAGCGATTCCGGCACCAGCACGTCGTAAGGGTGGCCATCCGGCTAAACGGATTTTCCAAGCAGTGCGTATTGCAGTCAACGATGAGTTAGGTGCGATTGAAGATTCATTAGAGCAAGCTTTGAATTTATTAAATATTGGTGGGCGAGTATCTACAATTTCCTTCCAATCATTAGAAGACCGCATTGTGAAACAAATGTTCAAGGATGCATCAACAGGCGAGGAATTACCGGCGAATTTACCGGTGATTAATGCGGATATTGAAGCCCCATTTAAATTGGTTAATAGAAAACCAATTTACGCCAGTGAAGAAGAATTGGCGCATAACTCACGCGCACAAAGTGCCAAGTTGCGCATAATCGAACGCATTAAATAG
- the murD gene encoding UDP-N-acetylmuramoyl-L-alanine--D-glutamate ligase produces the protein MEASQWRESVRNKKILVLGLAKTGVSVVQHLQALGAIVTVNDFKPLEENKDAQSLIEENNARVVAGGHPVSLLDEDFAFMVKNPGIPYSNPMVVRAQEIALPVYTDIELADKMTDATIIGITGSNGKTTTTSLVGEMLGKADSLAGESYIGGNIGIPSLDIASKAEADDRLILELSSFQLMGTDAFKPHIAAITNIYAAHLDYHGSMDGYISAKWQITANQTVDDFLILNADQMDVFGDRATKATVVPFSATTIQPDGAWFDQDSQNFMWHDEIVFNRKDFFLPGHHNLENMLVAVAIGKLLRISNEEIKNGVSAFHGVKHRLQFVAEIDGRRFYNDSKATNNDASITALDSFSQKHDNVIWLAGGLDRGNEVTELADHMDRVKGMVVFGQAADKFADLGQSQGLTEIEKVEWIEEAVKAAFDMSAPGDTILLSPASASWDQYPNFEVRGDRYIKAIEDLGK, from the coding sequence ATGGAAGCATCACAATGGCGCGAATCAGTTCGCAATAAAAAAATATTAGTACTCGGACTTGCAAAGACTGGTGTTTCAGTCGTGCAACATCTACAAGCACTGGGGGCAATTGTTACTGTCAACGACTTTAAACCCCTTGAAGAAAATAAAGATGCCCAATCCCTTATCGAGGAAAATAATGCCCGTGTTGTTGCTGGCGGTCATCCCGTATCACTATTAGACGAAGACTTCGCCTTTATGGTTAAGAACCCAGGTATTCCTTATAGCAACCCAATGGTCGTTCGCGCGCAAGAAATTGCCCTACCCGTCTATACCGACATCGAACTTGCAGATAAGATGACCGATGCCACAATCATTGGTATCACTGGTTCTAACGGTAAAACAACAACTACTAGCCTAGTTGGCGAAATGTTAGGGAAAGCAGATTCACTTGCAGGTGAAAGCTATATTGGGGGGAACATTGGGATTCCTTCATTAGACATCGCTTCAAAAGCTGAAGCAGATGACCGGTTGATTTTAGAATTATCTTCCTTCCAATTAATGGGGACAGATGCATTTAAACCACATATTGCAGCCATTACCAATATTTACGCTGCCCATTTAGACTATCATGGTTCAATGGACGGTTATATTTCTGCAAAATGGCAAATCACTGCCAACCAAACTGTAGATGACTTCTTGATTTTAAATGCCGACCAAATGGACGTATTTGGCGACCGAGCGACAAAAGCAACAGTTGTGCCTTTTTCAGCGACCACTATTCAACCTGACGGTGCTTGGTTTGACCAAGATAGCCAAAACTTTATGTGGCATGATGAAATTGTCTTCAATAGAAAAGATTTCTTCCTACCAGGACACCACAACTTAGAAAATATGCTAGTGGCCGTTGCTATTGGTAAATTACTAAGAATTTCAAACGAAGAAATCAAAAACGGCGTATCTGCCTTCCACGGCGTGAAACACCGCCTACAGTTTGTTGCCGAAATCGACGGTCGTCGTTTCTACAATGATTCAAAAGCGACAAATAACGATGCCTCCATTACAGCCCTTGATTCATTCAGTCAAAAACATGACAATGTCATTTGGTTAGCGGGCGGTTTAGACCGAGGGAATGAAGTGACTGAATTAGCAGATCATATGGACCGTGTGAAAGGTATGGTTGTATTCGGACAAGCAGCAGATAAATTTGCTGACCTAGGACAAAGTCAAGGTTTAACAGAAATTGAAAAAGTAGAATGGATCGAAGAAGCTGTTAAAGCAGCCTTTGACATGTCAGCACCTGGTGACACCATTCTATTGTCACCAGCTTCAGCTTCTTGGGACCAATATCCAAACTTTGAAGTCCGTGGTGACCGTTATATCAAAGCGATTGAAGACTTAGGTAAATAA
- the murG gene encoding undecaprenyldiphospho-muramoylpentapeptide beta-N-acetylglucosaminyltransferase — protein sequence MRILLSGGGTGGHIYPALALRKQILAQYPDAEFLYVGTEGGLESKIVPNEGVNFKTIQIQGIKRSLSLDNARTVYYMFDSIRKAKQIVRDFNPDVAIGTGGYVCAPVLFAAARTGVPSIIHEQNSVAGMTNKFLAPFMAKIAICFEDVAKDFKRYANKVVFTGNPRAQEVASITDKADLTAYGLENGKPTVLIFGGSRGALRINETVKEAIPSFIEKDYQILIASGDTYYEEFKEAFADFNEWDNVQIVSYIDNMPALFNTIDLVVCRSGATTMTELTALGTPSILIPSPNVTANHQEMNARSLVKHDGARMILENDLNVNGLLDEIDGLMADKNERARIAANALNQGVPDAGDRLIKIIESLVK from the coding sequence ATGCGAATTTTACTTTCCGGTGGTGGGACTGGGGGGCATATCTACCCAGCCTTAGCCCTAAGAAAACAAATTTTAGCGCAATATCCGGATGCAGAATTTCTGTATGTGGGGACTGAAGGTGGATTGGAATCAAAAATTGTGCCTAATGAAGGGGTCAATTTCAAAACTATCCAAATTCAAGGGATCAAACGGTCATTGTCTTTAGATAATGCTAGGACAGTTTATTACATGTTTGATAGTATCCGTAAGGCAAAGCAAATCGTCCGCGATTTTAACCCGGATGTAGCGATTGGTACAGGTGGTTATGTCTGTGCGCCGGTTTTATTTGCAGCTGCACGTACAGGTGTGCCAAGTATTATCCATGAACAAAATTCCGTTGCCGGCATGACCAATAAGTTTTTAGCGCCTTTTATGGCAAAAATAGCTATTTGCTTTGAGGATGTAGCGAAAGATTTTAAACGATACGCGAACAAAGTAGTTTTCACAGGTAATCCGCGTGCCCAAGAGGTAGCGTCTATTACAGACAAGGCAGATTTAACTGCTTATGGTCTAGAAAACGGCAAGCCAACAGTATTGATTTTCGGTGGTAGTCGTGGCGCTTTACGAATCAACGAAACTGTTAAAGAAGCTATTCCATCATTTATCGAAAAAGATTATCAAATATTGATCGCTTCAGGGGATACTTACTACGAAGAATTTAAAGAAGCATTCGCTGACTTTAATGAGTGGGATAATGTACAAATTGTGTCCTATATCGATAATATGCCCGCCTTGTTCAATACCATTGACCTAGTCGTGTGTCGTTCAGGCGCAACAACTATGACTGAATTAACAGCCTTAGGGACGCCATCTATTTTGATTCCAAGTCCTAATGTAACGGCCAACCATCAGGAAATGAATGCCCGCTCGCTAGTGAAGCATGACGGAGCCCGCATGATTTTAGAAAATGACCTTAATGTAAATGGTTTATTAGATGAAATTGATGGCTTGATGGCTGATAAAAATGAACGTGCCCGGATTGCGGCGAACGCCTTGAACCAAGGGGTGCCAGATGCGGGTGACCGTTTAATCAAGATCATCGAAAGCCTTGTGAAATAG
- a CDS encoding penicillin-binding protein, with the protein MKDSKKLKKNRKKTIRAMMGLAGFLLLIFGIRLTQIMVFGTVNGQDLSEQAQNLYDRSSILSAQRGTIYDVGGNPLAMDATSYSLYAVLTDEWSEPEDPQYVVDKKNTAQVLSQYIDLTADEILERLNTQDASQVEFGTAGQDLTYAEMKAIDDQNLPGIMFNETPTRMYPNGVFASHLIGYAEYMEAGTAIDSRLTGQMGLELSMDGILKGTNGRKSYQSSSTNVELSGTGQVEEETTDGSDVYLTLDSRLQTYLETLMTEVYEKYEPTSMTVMLVEPETGEIVAASQRPTFNLETKEGIDDMWQNLLVEKAYEPGSTIKVLTVAAAIEEGVFDPDSFYDSSPVTMGDSTIADYNGIGWGVITELEGLSQSSNTLMIHLVKEMGYDVWESYIREFGLLQETGSGFANEASGSMNYDYEADKVTTGFGQGIYVTPYQMMQAFTAIANDGNMMKLQLVNRYEEDGTMQVVEPEVVSSPISKETANKTLEYLQSVVYADTGTGAAYDLDDYTVSAKTGTAEVFNLETNTYEAGLTKYLYSVVGFVPSEDPQYVLYITAEQPKNLETTASDMMTEIYTPLLTRALEYNALGDSESVVTATVPDVSGLTVGEAQQNLSDASFVNVEVIGDGEKIVSQTPAVNEEVSVTQPIFLMSDDTNPTIPDFTGLNASASQALTSLLGIEVELEGEGVVVGQSIAVGEQVNNDKTIVLQLAES; encoded by the coding sequence ATGAAAGACAGTAAAAAACTCAAAAAGAATCGCAAAAAAACAATTAGAGCGATGATGGGCTTGGCAGGTTTTTTACTACTCATATTTGGCATTCGTTTAACACAAATAATGGTTTTTGGGACTGTGAACGGTCAAGATTTATCGGAGCAGGCCCAAAACCTCTATGATAGAAGTAGCATATTGTCAGCACAACGTGGAACCATCTATGATGTAGGTGGAAATCCATTGGCAATGGATGCTACTTCTTATTCATTGTACGCTGTTTTAACGGATGAATGGTCTGAACCAGAGGACCCGCAATATGTAGTGGATAAGAAAAATACTGCTCAAGTCTTGTCGCAATATATCGACCTGACGGCTGATGAAATCTTAGAACGACTAAACACTCAAGATGCTTCTCAAGTAGAGTTTGGTACGGCAGGGCAAGACCTGACATACGCTGAGATGAAGGCTATTGACGACCAAAATCTACCAGGTATTATGTTTAATGAAACGCCAACTAGAATGTATCCAAACGGCGTCTTTGCCTCTCACTTAATTGGGTATGCTGAGTATATGGAAGCTGGCACTGCTATCGATAGTCGTTTAACCGGCCAAATGGGCTTGGAACTGTCTATGGATGGCATCCTAAAAGGTACCAATGGTCGTAAATCTTACCAATCAAGTTCGACCAATGTTGAGTTAAGTGGAACAGGTCAAGTGGAGGAAGAAACTACCGATGGGTCTGACGTATATTTAACCTTAGATTCACGACTACAAACTTATTTAGAAACTTTGATGACAGAGGTTTACGAAAAATATGAACCAACGTCAATGACAGTTATGCTAGTTGAACCAGAAACTGGAGAAATTGTTGCAGCATCACAAAGACCAACCTTCAACCTAGAAACAAAAGAAGGTATCGACGATATGTGGCAAAACTTACTAGTTGAAAAAGCTTATGAACCAGGATCTACGATTAAAGTATTGACGGTAGCAGCAGCCATTGAAGAAGGAGTATTTGACCCAGATTCATTCTACGATTCAAGTCCCGTAACTATGGGCGATTCAACGATTGCCGATTATAACGGAATTGGGTGGGGTGTGATTACCGAACTAGAGGGGTTATCACAATCATCAAATACCCTGATGATCCATTTAGTAAAAGAGATGGGTTATGACGTTTGGGAATCTTATATCCGTGAGTTCGGTCTACTGCAAGAAACGGGTTCAGGATTTGCCAACGAAGCAAGTGGGTCAATGAACTATGATTATGAAGCAGATAAAGTAACGACTGGTTTTGGACAAGGAATTTACGTAACACCTTATCAAATGATGCAAGCCTTCACCGCAATTGCTAACGACGGGAATATGATGAAATTACAACTGGTTAACCGTTATGAAGAAGATGGGACCATGCAAGTTGTTGAACCAGAAGTAGTTTCTTCACCAATTTCAAAAGAAACTGCCAATAAGACCCTTGAATACTTACAATCTGTTGTTTATGCAGATACAGGTACCGGGGCCGCTTATGACTTAGACGACTATACAGTATCTGCTAAGACAGGTACTGCTGAGGTCTTCAACCTTGAAACCAACACTTATGAAGCAGGTTTAACCAAATACTTATACTCTGTAGTTGGATTTGTCCCAAGTGAAGATCCGCAATATGTCCTTTATATCACAGCGGAACAACCGAAGAACTTGGAAACAACCGCAAGCGATATGATGACAGAAATTTATACACCACTATTAACTAGGGCCCTAGAATATAATGCCTTAGGTGATAGTGAGTCAGTTGTGACGGCAACCGTCCCTGATGTGTCAGGATTAACTGTCGGAGAGGCCCAACAAAACTTATCAGATGCTAGCTTCGTCAATGTAGAAGTGATTGGTGATGGGGAAAAAATCGTCAGCCAAACCCCTGCAGTAAACGAAGAAGTGTCTGTTACACAACCAATCTTCTTGATGTCTGATGATACAAATCCAACCATACCAGACTTTACCGGATTGAACGCGTCAGCTAGTCAAGCGTTAACTTCATTACTTGGTATTGAGGTAGAACTTGAGGGTGAAGGCGTCGTTGTTGGGCAGTCGATCGCAGTAGGTGAACAAGTCAATAACGATAAGACGATTGTGTTACAATTAGCTGAGTCATAA
- the rpmF gene encoding 50S ribosomal protein L32: protein MAVPKRKTSKQRKNKRRTHYKLEVPGMNACPNCGELRKSHHVCANCGFYDGKDVMTDAAAE, encoded by the coding sequence ATGGCAGTACCAAAACGTAAAACGTCTAAACAAAGAAAAAACAAACGCCGTACACATTACAAGTTAGAAGTACCTGGAATGAACGCATGCCCTAACTGTGGTGAATTACGTAAATCTCACCATGTATGTGCAAACTGCGGTTTCTACGATGGTAAAGATGTAATGACTGACGCAGCAGCTGAATAA
- a CDS encoding DUF3397 family protein, protein MAFKWSEILFYLLPIVSLLLVGTVGKPYLYFNKQIKFAPIDVVFPILLVCLHFISKDLLFFSIIPHLVVVISLLAIGILVWRFVKNEEVIVKKFYRMLVNIAFSITFITYVLVTVCRIIQVVTM, encoded by the coding sequence ATGGCTTTCAAATGGAGCGAAATACTGTTTTATCTACTACCCATCGTGAGCTTATTACTTGTAGGCACAGTAGGAAAACCTTACCTCTACTTTAACAAGCAGATTAAATTTGCACCGATTGATGTTGTTTTTCCTATTCTTTTGGTTTGCCTCCACTTTATCTCCAAGGATTTATTGTTCTTTTCAATTATTCCCCACTTAGTGGTTGTGATTTCCTTGTTGGCGATTGGTATTCTGGTTTGGCGATTTGTGAAAAACGAAGAAGTTATTGTTAAAAAATTCTACCGAATGCTTGTAAATATTGCTTTCTCCATTACTTTCATTACTTATGTGTTGGTAACCGTCTGCCGAATTATTCAAGTAGTGACAATGTAA
- a CDS encoding YceD family protein, translating into MKWSIQELRQIASQPMMIQESVDMKEQMKAVIPELIDMSPVSVDGMVLYEEHTVLTQLRLALKMTMPSTRSLEPVVLDLQLPVSERFLEDGWETDIVDGEHVVQLSMDSYTLDLRESIRDNILLNLPIQILTEEEEADDAFPEGNDWRVVSQTEFEAERDEEEVINPEFAKLQDLFKDSESSDEA; encoded by the coding sequence ATGAAATGGTCTATTCAAGAGTTGCGTCAAATCGCATCCCAACCAATGATGATTCAAGAATCAGTCGATATGAAAGAGCAAATGAAGGCAGTAATACCTGAGTTGATCGACATGTCACCTGTTTCAGTTGATGGTATGGTTCTCTATGAAGAACATACAGTATTGACACAATTACGATTAGCACTAAAAATGACGATGCCATCTACACGGTCTTTAGAGCCGGTAGTGCTGGATCTACAATTACCAGTTTCCGAACGTTTTCTTGAAGACGGTTGGGAGACAGATATTGTCGATGGAGAACACGTTGTTCAGTTATCTATGGATAGCTACACGTTAGATTTGCGAGAATCTATTCGTGACAACATTCTTCTAAATCTACCAATTCAGATTTTGACTGAAGAGGAAGAGGCTGACGATGCGTTTCCTGAAGGGAATGACTGGCGAGTTGTAAGCCAAACAGAGTTTGAAGCTGAACGTGATGAAGAGGAAGTTATTAATCCTGAATTCGCTAAACTTCAAGATTTGTTTAAAGATTCAGAATCGTCGGATGAAGCATAA
- a CDS encoding nucleotidyltransferase family protein, which translates to MQAVGIIAEWHPFHNGHAHQIKKAKYQAEADLVIGVMSGNYVQRGEPSLVSKWARAAVALENGCDLVVELPFWFATQPADYFAEGGVKALVALGASAISFGVEDDHFSDYEQLAKWMIAHPDQVAAADQYVENLDNHSFAEKRIAAIQYLQATHLEITDLKVNFKENANTLLAFAYAKVNAQLQTPLKMVPVKRIGDNHRLNALNEGQLDQDTSLYTSGSAIRHYLFSKDLKGLKESNELEKMVPSDMAEALCKAVEADLLVSWTDLFPYLRYRLLTASNGELGGIYQMVGGMENRMVEAIKQVDNFYDFVDRVKNRNWSANRVQRTALMVALNIQKDEMQAVLSPSHRQPLMLLGATEKGRAYLKTVKADLSGADSLWQLVSRVDQTSEEKWPMWLKVDRMYEILKPQIDTQNFNHPPIFTK; encoded by the coding sequence ATGCAAGCTGTCGGAATTATTGCCGAATGGCATCCGTTCCATAACGGACACGCCCATCAGATCAAAAAAGCCAAATACCAGGCCGAGGCCGACCTTGTAATTGGCGTCATGTCTGGTAACTACGTTCAACGTGGGGAACCAAGCCTGGTATCCAAGTGGGCGCGGGCAGCCGTTGCTTTGGAGAACGGCTGTGATTTAGTGGTTGAGTTACCATTTTGGTTTGCTACCCAACCAGCTGACTACTTCGCTGAAGGCGGGGTAAAAGCTTTGGTGGCCCTTGGTGCATCAGCTATTTCTTTTGGGGTTGAAGACGACCACTTTTCTGATTATGAACAATTGGCCAAATGGATGATCGCCCACCCTGATCAAGTAGCGGCCGCTGACCAATATGTAGAGAATTTAGACAACCATTCTTTCGCTGAAAAACGGATTGCAGCTATTCAATATTTGCAGGCGACCCATCTAGAAATTACGGATTTAAAGGTCAACTTTAAAGAAAACGCCAATACCTTACTGGCTTTTGCTTATGCTAAGGTCAATGCTCAGCTACAGACGCCTTTAAAGATGGTGCCGGTCAAACGGATTGGGGACAACCATCGTTTAAATGCCTTAAATGAAGGCCAATTAGACCAAGACACTAGCCTTTATACGTCTGGGTCAGCCATACGTCACTACCTCTTTTCCAAAGATTTAAAGGGTCTTAAAGAGTCAAATGAATTGGAGAAGATGGTGCCTAGTGATATGGCTGAGGCTTTATGTAAGGCAGTTGAGGCGGACCTGCTGGTGTCGTGGACGGATTTATTTCCCTATCTGCGCTATCGTTTGTTGACGGCTTCTAACGGGGAGTTAGGGGGTATCTATCAGATGGTGGGTGGTATGGAAAATCGGATGGTTGAGGCGATCAAGCAAGTGGATAATTTTTATGATTTTGTGGACCGGGTGAAGAATCGGAATTGGTCGGCAAATCGGGTGCAAAGGACGGCTTTGATGGTGGCTTTGAATATTCAAAAAGATGAGATGCAGGCAGTGCTTTCACCTAGTCATCGACAGCCTTTGATGTTGCTTGGGGCGACTGAGAAGGGACGGGCTTATTTGAAGACGGTTAAGGCGGATTTGAGTGGGGCGGATAGTCTGTGGCAATTGGTGAGTCGTGTGGACCAGACGAGTGAAGAAAAATGGCCAATGTGGTTGAAGGTTGACCGGATGTATGAAATACTAAAACCACAAATTGATACACAAAATTTCAATCATCCGCCAATATTTACGAAATAA